One Thermodesulfobacteriota bacterium DNA segment encodes these proteins:
- a CDS encoding acyl-CoA carboxylase subunit beta, whose translation MKEKIAILEEREKEAEAGGGEARIKKQHESGKLTARERIDLLLDKNTFVELDKFVVHRCTDFGMDSKKFLGDGVVTGYGKVEGRQVFVYAQDFTVFGGSLGMVHGKKICKVMDLAMQVGAPIIGLNDSGGARIQEGVESLGGYGEIFCRNVLASGVVPQISAIMGPCAGGAVYSPAITDFTIMVRNTSYMFITGPDVIKAVTHEEVNAEELGGADLHNSKSGVAHFATEDDKECIALIKELLSFLPSNNMEDAPRGATDDPADRKATALRAIVPENPNKPYDVKDVIAAVVDNGYFFEVQELYAQNIVVGFARLAGRVIGIVGNQPNVLAGCLDIDASLKAGRFVRFCDCFNIPILTFEDVPGFLPGTSQEWGGIIKHGAKLLYAYSEATVPRVTVITRKAYGGAYDVMSSKHVRGDIVMAYPTAEIAVMGSDGAVNIISRAQILQAEDQEAERARLIEDYKKRFANPYRAADLGFVDEVIRPEDTRPRVISAFEMLDGKRQTNPPKKHGNIPL comes from the coding sequence ATGAAGGAAAAGATTGCAATTCTGGAAGAGAGAGAGAAAGAAGCCGAGGCAGGAGGAGGCGAAGCCAGAATAAAAAAACAGCACGAGAGCGGCAAGCTCACGGCGAGGGAGAGGATCGACCTCCTGCTCGACAAGAACACTTTCGTCGAGCTCGACAAGTTCGTCGTGCACAGGTGCACCGACTTCGGCATGGACAGTAAGAAGTTCCTCGGCGACGGCGTAGTCACGGGATACGGCAAGGTCGAAGGGAGGCAGGTGTTCGTCTACGCGCAGGATTTTACCGTTTTCGGCGGCTCTCTAGGAATGGTGCACGGGAAAAAGATATGCAAGGTCATGGACCTCGCGATGCAGGTAGGCGCGCCGATAATCGGGCTTAACGACTCGGGCGGCGCGAGGATCCAGGAGGGCGTCGAGAGCCTCGGCGGCTACGGGGAGATATTCTGCAGGAACGTCCTCGCATCGGGAGTCGTGCCGCAGATATCGGCTATCATGGGCCCGTGCGCGGGAGGCGCGGTTTACTCGCCCGCCATAACCGACTTTACGATAATGGTGAGAAACACGAGCTACATGTTCATCACGGGGCCGGACGTCATAAAGGCCGTAACGCACGAGGAGGTCAACGCCGAGGAGCTCGGCGGAGCAGACCTTCACAACTCGAAAAGCGGCGTCGCACACTTCGCGACGGAAGACGACAAGGAATGCATCGCACTGATAAAGGAGCTTTTGAGCTTCCTCCCCTCGAACAACATGGAAGACGCGCCGAGGGGCGCCACGGACGACCCGGCGGACAGAAAGGCGACGGCCCTCCGCGCGATAGTCCCCGAAAACCCGAATAAGCCCTATGACGTGAAGGACGTTATAGCCGCCGTCGTGGACAACGGGTATTTCTTCGAGGTACAGGAGCTTTACGCGCAGAATATAGTAGTCGGGTTCGCCAGGCTCGCGGGGCGCGTCATCGGGATAGTCGGCAACCAGCCGAACGTCCTGGCGGGATGCCTCGACATAGACGCATCCCTGAAGGCCGGGCGGTTCGTCAGGTTCTGCGACTGTTTTAATATACCGATATTGACGTTCGAGGACGTGCCCGGATTCCTCCCCGGTACCTCGCAGGAGTGGGGCGGAATTATAAAGCACGGGGCGAAGCTGCTGTACGCGTACAGCGAGGCCACCGTCCCGAGGGTGACCGTAATAACGAGAAAGGCCTACGGCGGCGCGTACGACGTCATGTCGTCCAAGCACGTGAGGGGCGACATAGTGATGGCGTACCCGACGGCGGAGATCGCGGTCATGGGCTCGGACGGGGCGGTGAACATCATATCCCGCGCCCAGATACTCCAGGCCGAGGACCAGGAGGCCGAAAGGGCCAGGCTCATCGAGGATTACAAGAAGAGGTTCGCAAACCCGTACAGGGCCGCGGACCTCGGATTCGTCGACGAGGTGATTAGGCCCGAGGACACGAGGCCGCGCGTTATATCCGCCTTCGAGATGCTCGACGGCAAGAGGCAGACGAATCCCCCGAAAAAGCACGGGAACATACCACTATAA
- the accC gene encoding acetyl-CoA carboxylase biotin carboxylase subunit, whose translation MFKKILIANRGEIAVRIIRACRELGVSTVAVYSDADRRSLHVALADEAYHIGGSAPGESYLKKENIIDAARKSGAEAIHPGFGFLSENDEFAEMCEKAGIVFIGPSPEAIRLMGDKITARKIAYDAKVPLVPGSEGAVSDVEASVVADEIGYPLMIKASAGGGGKGMRLVRSKEDFESALRMARSEARSAFGDDSVYVERFVEQPRHIEIQLIADSHGNVLHLFERECSIQRRHQKVIEEAPSGFISAKTRKKMGDVAVRIAKAVKYSGAGTIEFIMDQKQNFYFLEMNTRVQVEHPVTEMITGFDIVKWMIRIAAGEKLPFKQGDIEMKGHAVECRVYAEDPATNFMPSPGTIEYLSTPSGPGIRDDSAIYNGCEITSFYDPMLSKLIVWADTREAAIDRMASALRDYIVLGVKTNIGFLRRVMADEEFRQCKIDTGYIERHPELISPGERDLRPALIAAAIAMENSTVSGPQSQTAAASNWKLFARRAGVTRSPLA comes from the coding sequence ATGTTCAAGAAGATTCTGATTGCGAACAGGGGAGAGATAGCGGTAAGGATCATAAGGGCCTGCAGGGAGCTCGGCGTGAGCACCGTGGCCGTTTATTCCGACGCCGACAGGCGCTCTCTTCACGTTGCACTGGCCGACGAGGCCTATCACATCGGCGGCTCCGCGCCGGGCGAGAGCTATCTCAAGAAGGAAAACATCATAGACGCCGCGCGGAAGTCCGGGGCCGAGGCCATTCATCCGGGGTTCGGGTTTTTGTCCGAGAACGACGAGTTCGCCGAGATGTGCGAGAAGGCGGGGATAGTCTTTATCGGGCCCTCGCCCGAGGCCATAAGGCTCATGGGGGACAAGATCACCGCGAGGAAGATCGCATACGACGCCAAGGTGCCGCTCGTGCCGGGCTCGGAAGGAGCGGTGAGCGACGTCGAGGCTTCGGTCGTGGCGGACGAAATCGGATACCCGCTCATGATAAAGGCGTCCGCGGGCGGCGGCGGAAAGGGAATGAGGCTCGTGAGGTCGAAGGAGGACTTCGAGAGCGCGCTCCGCATGGCCCGGAGCGAGGCGAGGTCGGCGTTCGGCGACGATTCGGTGTACGTAGAGAGGTTCGTCGAGCAGCCGAGGCACATAGAGATACAGCTCATTGCGGATTCTCACGGTAACGTGCTGCATCTCTTCGAGCGCGAGTGCTCGATACAGAGGCGGCATCAGAAGGTTATCGAGGAAGCCCCGTCGGGCTTTATCAGCGCGAAGACCAGAAAGAAAATGGGCGATGTCGCCGTAAGGATCGCCAAGGCGGTAAAGTACAGCGGCGCGGGCACTATAGAATTCATAATGGACCAGAAGCAGAATTTTTACTTCCTCGAAATGAATACGAGGGTCCAGGTCGAGCACCCCGTGACGGAGATGATCACCGGCTTCGACATAGTGAAGTGGATGATAAGGATCGCCGCCGGCGAGAAGCTACCCTTCAAGCAGGGCGACATAGAGATGAAGGGGCATGCAGTGGAATGCAGGGTGTACGCCGAGGACCCGGCGACGAACTTCATGCCGTCCCCGGGGACCATCGAGTACCTGAGCACGCCGTCCGGCCCCGGCATAAGGGACGATTCGGCTATATACAACGGGTGCGAGATCACTTCGTTTTACGACCCGATGCTGTCGAAGCTGATAGTGTGGGCGGATACGAGGGAAGCGGCGATAGACAGGATGGCTTCGGCGCTCAGGGATTACATCGTGCTCGGCGTGAAGACGAATATAGGGTTCCTGAGGCGCGTCATGGCCGACGAGGAATTCAGGCAGTGCAAGATAGACACCGGCTATATCGAAAGGCACCCGGAGCTTATAAGCCCCGGGGAGCGCGACCTCAGGCCCGCGCTTATAGCCGCGGCCATCGCCATGGAAAATTCCACCGTGAGCGGCCCGCAGTCGCAGACGGCGGCCGCGTCGAACTGGAAGCTCTTCGCGAGGAGAGCCGGTGTTACGAGGAGCCCGCTCGCATGA
- the thrC gene encoding threonine synthase: protein MSEYRAWFACIDDECGETYSLDEIIYRCRKCGNLLEVRHDMEKLKEKSADEWRALFDNRYRKQSWPHGSSVWGKKEWVCPYVEDENVVSMYEGATNLFWAERFGSQIGMEDIWLKMCGNSHTGSFKDLGMTVLVSVVKQMTADGKSIPAVACASTGDTSAALAAYCASAGIPAIVFLPKDKVSIAQLVQPISNGALVLSLDTDFDGCMEMVQKVCTQNNIYLANSINSLRIEGQKTISIELCQQFDWEVPDWIVIPGGNLGNISALGKGFLMMRELGLINKLPRLVCAQAEHANPLYLSYLKNFEEFHPVKAKKTLANAIQIGNPVSINKAIRTLKEFDGIVEQASEQELADASALVDKTGTFNCPHTGVALAAFLKLKERNAFKKSDRVVIVSTAHGLKFVEFKIGYHMGQLEGVFSKYANRPVELPPDYDAITETIFKSIEK, encoded by the coding sequence ATGAGTGAGTATAGGGCGTGGTTTGCCTGTATAGACGACGAATGCGGCGAAACCTACTCTCTTGACGAGATAATTTACCGCTGCAGGAAGTGCGGGAATCTGCTCGAAGTCCGGCACGACATGGAAAAGCTGAAGGAAAAGTCGGCAGACGAGTGGCGGGCGCTTTTCGACAACCGCTACAGGAAGCAGTCGTGGCCGCACGGGAGCTCGGTCTGGGGGAAGAAGGAATGGGTGTGCCCCTACGTCGAGGACGAAAACGTCGTTTCGATGTACGAAGGGGCGACCAATTTGTTCTGGGCCGAGAGGTTCGGCTCGCAGATCGGCATGGAAGATATATGGCTGAAGATGTGCGGAAACAGCCACACGGGTTCGTTCAAGGACCTCGGCATGACCGTTCTCGTGTCCGTCGTCAAGCAGATGACAGCCGACGGGAAGAGCATACCGGCCGTGGCCTGCGCCTCGACCGGCGACACGTCGGCGGCGCTCGCAGCCTACTGCGCCTCGGCGGGGATACCGGCGATAGTGTTCCTGCCGAAGGATAAGGTGTCCATCGCCCAGCTCGTCCAGCCCATATCGAACGGGGCGCTGGTCCTGTCGCTCGATACGGATTTCGACGGGTGCATGGAGATGGTGCAGAAGGTCTGCACGCAGAACAATATATATCTCGCCAATTCCATAAATTCCCTCAGGATCGAGGGGCAGAAGACGATAAGTATCGAGCTCTGCCAGCAGTTCGACTGGGAGGTGCCGGACTGGATAGTGATCCCGGGCGGGAACCTGGGGAATATATCGGCCCTCGGAAAGGGCTTTCTGATGATGCGCGAGCTCGGGCTCATAAACAAGCTCCCGCGCCTCGTGTGCGCCCAGGCCGAGCATGCAAACCCGCTTTATCTGAGCTATTTGAAGAACTTCGAGGAGTTTCATCCCGTAAAGGCAAAGAAGACGCTCGCAAACGCCATACAGATCGGAAACCCGGTGAGCATAAACAAGGCGATAAGGACTCTCAAGGAGTTCGACGGCATAGTCGAGCAGGCGAGCGAGCAGGAGCTTGCGGACGCGTCCGCGCTCGTCGACAAGACTGGGACCTTCAACTGCCCCCACACGGGGGTCGCGCTGGCGGCGTTCCTTAAGTTAAAGGAAAGGAACGCATTCAAGAAGTCGGACCGCGTCGTCATAGTATCCACCGCGCACGGGCTCAAGTTCGTCGAGTTCAAGATCGGCTACCACATGGGCCAGCTCGAAGGGGTTTTCTCGAAGTATGCGAACAGGCCGGTAGAGCTCCCGCCCGATTACGACGCGATCACCGAGACGATCTTCAAATCCATAGAGAAGTAG
- the rsmA gene encoding 16S rRNA (adenine(1518)-N(6)/adenine(1519)-N(6))-dimethyltransferase RsmA, with amino-acid sequence MAEENGSEFKPRDYFSAENARPSKSLGQNFITDKRVIERIVSAAGITPDDEVLEIGPGLGALTFALACKAARVVAVEKDARLAERLRALLPEWPNVELVCADALDVDFGALYKGRRLKVAANLPYSVSSPILIRLLRDRALFSTLVLMLQLEVGERISSPPGGKEYGSLSVLVQTYFDVKLLFRVSPSSFWPAPRVDSVVLKLTPLPEPRVPVADEAAYERILRAAFSSRRKMLGNSLGSALRKGAADRILAAAGIDRTRRAETLSVEEFGAICREAVKSGELA; translated from the coding sequence ATGGCTGAAGAAAACGGAAGCGAATTTAAACCCAGGGACTACTTTTCGGCCGAAAACGCCCGGCCCAGCAAAAGCCTCGGGCAGAACTTCATCACCGACAAAAGGGTTATCGAGCGCATAGTGTCCGCGGCCGGCATAACGCCCGACGACGAGGTGCTCGAAATAGGCCCCGGTCTCGGCGCGCTTACGTTCGCCCTCGCCTGTAAGGCCGCCCGCGTCGTCGCGGTCGAAAAGGACGCGCGGCTCGCCGAAAGGTTAAGAGCGCTTCTACCGGAATGGCCAAACGTCGAGCTCGTTTGCGCCGACGCGCTCGACGTGGACTTCGGGGCCCTCTACAAAGGCCGGCGGCTCAAGGTCGCCGCGAACCTTCCCTACAGCGTCTCCTCGCCGATCCTCATAAGGCTTCTCCGGGACAGGGCTCTCTTCTCTACGCTCGTCCTCATGCTCCAGCTCGAGGTCGGCGAAAGGATATCCTCCCCGCCCGGCGGGAAGGAATACGGCTCGCTCTCTGTCCTCGTTCAAACGTACTTCGACGTGAAGCTGCTCTTCCGCGTGTCTCCCTCGTCTTTCTGGCCCGCGCCCAGGGTCGATTCCGTGGTCCTGAAGCTCACTCCCCTGCCGGAGCCCCGCGTTCCCGTCGCCGACGAAGCCGCGTACGAAAGGATACTCCGCGCCGCGTTCTCTTCCCGGCGGAAGATGCTCGGGAACTCCCTCGGCTCCGCGCTCAGGAAGGGCGCGGCCGACAGAATCCTCGCCGCCGCCGGCATCGACAGAACCCGCCGCGCCGAAACCCTCTCGGTAGAGGAGTTCGGCGCTATCTGCCGCGAAGCCGTAAAGTCGGGCGAGCTCGCCTGA
- a CDS encoding glutaredoxin family protein encodes MSAINNIKAIEGYDPSGVTVFTRENCIYCNAAKAVLERAGVVYREIPIGSYAELWKAICLKYKWKGAPLILMGDKPVGGFPEICIHFGRKSIFDTAGRSMGM; translated from the coding sequence ATGTCCGCTATAAATAATATAAAAGCTATAGAGGGTTACGATCCATCCGGAGTAACCGTATTCACCAGGGAAAACTGCATTTACTGCAATGCCGCCAAGGCCGTACTCGAAAGGGCCGGCGTCGTATACAGGGAAATTCCGATCGGCTCCTATGCCGAGCTGTGGAAGGCGATATGCCTTAAATACAAATGGAAGGGAGCGCCGCTCATACTTATGGGCGATAAACCCGTCGGCGGCTTTCCGGAGATTTGCATCCATTTCGGAAGGAAGAGCATCTTCGACACGGCCGGGCGTTCCATGGGAATGTAA
- the thiE gene encoding thiamine phosphate synthase: MKAGGGLYLITDRKLIPRERFAETVEAAVRGGASILQLREKDTPRHEIIGLGKNLLGITRRYGIPLIINDSPELAAEIGADGVHLGEEDAGISHARGVLGGDAIIGVSCYGKMERGLDALAGGADYVAFGTPYNTPTKPGRTPTPFEVLREAAARIKGIPVFAIGGITAENAADVLDTGVSGIAVITSVFGAADPEKAARELSLIAARYAKAGDGNR, from the coding sequence ATGAAAGCTGGCGGCGGACTTTACCTGATTACGGACCGGAAGCTCATACCAAGGGAGCGTTTCGCGGAGACGGTCGAGGCGGCAGTAAGGGGCGGGGCGAGCATACTCCAGCTAAGGGAGAAGGACACGCCGCGCCATGAGATTATCGGGCTTGGGAAGAACCTCCTCGGCATTACAAGGCGCTACGGAATCCCGCTGATTATAAACGATTCGCCGGAGCTTGCCGCGGAGATAGGGGCGGACGGGGTGCACCTGGGCGAGGAAGACGCCGGGATATCACATGCGAGGGGTGTGCTGGGCGGCGATGCCATCATAGGCGTATCGTGCTATGGGAAAATGGAACGGGGGCTCGACGCCCTCGCCGGGGGCGCGGATTACGTCGCCTTCGGGACGCCTTACAATACTCCCACCAAGCCAGGAAGGACGCCTACGCCGTTCGAGGTGCTGAGGGAAGCGGCGGCGCGGATAAAGGGCATCCCGGTGTTCGCCATAGGCGGCATAACGGCGGAGAACGCGGCGGACGTTCTCGACACCGGCGTCTCGGGCATAGCCGTCATCACGAGCGTTTTCGGGGCCGCCGACCCCGAGAAGGCCGCGCGGGAGCTATCCCTGATAGCGGCGAGATATGCAAAAGCCGGCGACGGCAATCGATAG
- a CDS encoding GGDEF domain-containing protein: MKKSIDLKNKITYSNYLLGKVFTVLLSVLIAVLLLKDSLRSLNAFSVLAFLLLIPAVAYKTVNLVSSGRSDMPVQDRLEFALLYALVFEVLLEVFGNAFFPLSYIMVPLVILYFGWEAGLLSFFAVAMLQAVQRPGPSLPAELLLLLVSAAVFGFLLKGGGERFTAGFLRKNKNDNLVLPGAISGSASRDSAGDSLGMVELKNEIANSLRILGELVPGHSIILYLKMDDGLFGIADFVSKSGDYVDSGQKLNFRGGYLGWVFKTKTQVHITSIKNVRRNLLYYNQNVPIKSLLATPLLLKSGKGADESGKEVFGLLIIDSLHQDAFGDKEKMIVSLVSDRIVEMIDRFQLSEKVYLSSQELNSFYDFAQRLSSTSDIEVILDHVVDTFGRIYESDFIGISLVEKDSGVSRLKRTSDGMKGHLEDLDITHGDTLVGLVTGTGGAFHFEDLSSRSRYRSVFGKEIDFGLGIKNLKSVLICPFHEIAQGVDGDERTVLGCVVIGRKSKSPFNEGEISLAKIICNESAKSMMASLNFQKVKELAIRDGLTGLYNHRHFQEMLSYTISHSDRYSARASLLLIDLDNLKTINDSFGHQTGDRVLTAVGDVLSSSLRKVDIPARYGGDEFAVILPNTDKDGALAVAEKIRSNLFRIPFKSDDRDIGISLSIGISTYPVSASDKDSLISRADRALYESKNHGKNKVTHFEDVPLKELGS; the protein is encoded by the coding sequence GTGAAAAAATCTATCGATTTAAAGAATAAGATAACGTATTCGAACTACCTTCTCGGCAAGGTGTTCACGGTGCTCCTCTCGGTGCTGATCGCAGTGCTCCTGCTAAAGGACAGCCTTCGGTCCCTAAACGCCTTCTCCGTGCTCGCATTCCTTCTTCTGATCCCCGCCGTGGCCTATAAAACCGTAAACCTCGTAAGCTCCGGGCGCAGCGACATGCCTGTCCAGGACAGACTCGAATTCGCGCTCCTCTATGCCCTCGTCTTCGAAGTGCTTCTCGAAGTATTCGGCAACGCCTTTTTCCCGCTTTCCTACATCATGGTGCCCCTTGTAATTCTGTATTTCGGATGGGAGGCGGGCCTCCTGTCCTTTTTCGCCGTGGCCATGCTCCAGGCGGTACAGCGCCCGGGCCCGTCCCTCCCCGCCGAGCTTCTTTTGCTTCTCGTTTCGGCGGCGGTATTCGGGTTTCTTCTCAAGGGAGGCGGCGAGCGCTTCACGGCGGGATTTCTCAGGAAAAACAAAAACGACAACCTCGTCCTTCCGGGCGCCATCTCGGGCTCTGCGTCCAGGGACTCGGCCGGCGATTCCCTCGGCATGGTCGAGCTCAAGAACGAAATAGCGAATTCGCTCAGGATTCTCGGCGAGCTCGTGCCCGGGCACAGCATAATCCTCTATCTCAAAATGGACGACGGGCTCTTCGGCATCGCCGACTTCGTCTCCAAAAGCGGGGATTACGTCGACAGCGGGCAGAAGCTCAACTTCCGGGGCGGCTACCTCGGCTGGGTGTTCAAGACGAAAACCCAGGTTCATATAACGAGCATAAAGAACGTCAGGAGGAACCTCCTCTACTATAACCAGAACGTTCCCATAAAGTCCCTCCTCGCGACGCCGCTCCTCCTCAAGTCCGGGAAAGGTGCGGACGAATCCGGCAAGGAAGTCTTCGGCCTTCTCATAATCGACAGCCTCCACCAGGACGCCTTCGGTGACAAGGAGAAGATGATCGTCTCCCTCGTTTCCGACAGAATCGTCGAAATGATAGACAGGTTCCAGCTCTCCGAAAAGGTTTACCTTAGCTCCCAGGAGCTTAATTCCTTCTACGATTTCGCCCAGAGGCTTAGCTCCACGAGCGACATCGAAGTCATACTCGACCACGTGGTCGACACGTTCGGAAGGATATACGAATCCGATTTCATAGGAATATCGCTCGTCGAAAAAGATAGCGGCGTGAGCCGCCTCAAAAGAACGAGCGACGGCATGAAGGGGCACCTGGAAGACCTCGACATAACGCACGGCGACACGCTCGTCGGCCTCGTCACCGGTACGGGCGGCGCGTTTCACTTCGAAGACCTTTCGTCCAGGTCCCGCTACAGGAGCGTCTTCGGGAAGGAGATCGACTTCGGCCTCGGCATAAAAAATCTAAAGTCCGTTCTGATATGCCCCTTCCACGAGATAGCGCAGGGTGTGGACGGCGATGAGCGGACAGTCCTCGGGTGCGTCGTCATCGGGCGTAAGTCCAAGAGCCCGTTCAACGAGGGCGAGATAAGCCTCGCGAAAATCATATGCAACGAATCGGCGAAATCCATGATGGCGTCCCTCAACTTCCAGAAGGTAAAGGAGCTCGCCATAAGGGACGGCCTCACGGGGCTCTACAACCACAGGCACTTCCAGGAGATGCTCTCCTACACGATATCCCACTCCGACAGGTACTCCGCCCGCGCCTCGCTCCTCCTGATAGACCTCGACAACCTGAAGACCATAAACGACTCCTTTGGCCACCAGACGGGCGACAGGGTGCTTACGGCCGTCGGCGACGTTCTGTCGAGCTCGCTCCGCAAGGTCGATATACCGGCGAGATACGGCGGGGACGAATTCGCCGTCATACTTCCCAACACCGACAAGGACGGGGCGCTCGCGGTGGCGGAGAAAATTCGTTCCAACCTTTTCAGGATCCCGTTTAAATCGGACGACAGGGACATCGGAATTTCCCTCAGCATAGGCATCTCCACCTACCCGGTCTCCGCCTCCGACAAGGATTCCCTCATCTCCAGGGCCGACCGCGCCCTTTACGAATCGAAGAACCACGGTAAGAATAAGGTCACTCATTTCGAGGACGTTCCCCTGAAAGAGCTCGGGAGCTGA
- a CDS encoding acetyl-CoA carboxylase biotin carboxyl carrier protein subunit produces MTYTFKLNDQIFKVTFEENDGQIELEIEGEKLPVDYRKIEENLYSIISGGQSLTLGVFKKGKKIQVFLDGDLYDIESISEREQRKSSLAASGVQEIKAPMPSRVVKVLKSEGDEVTRDEGVVVIEAMKMESELKSPIAGKVRNVTAREGDAIETGTVLMVVASDTPPAE; encoded by the coding sequence ATGACATACACCTTTAAGCTGAACGATCAGATATTCAAAGTTACATTCGAAGAGAACGACGGCCAGATAGAGCTCGAAATAGAGGGCGAGAAGCTGCCCGTCGATTACCGGAAGATCGAGGAAAACCTTTATTCCATCATTTCAGGCGGGCAGTCCCTTACGCTCGGGGTATTCAAAAAGGGAAAGAAGATACAGGTGTTCCTCGACGGCGACCTTTACGACATCGAGTCCATTTCCGAAAGGGAGCAGCGGAAGTCTTCGCTCGCGGCCTCGGGCGTGCAGGAGATAAAGGCCCCTATGCCGAGCAGGGTGGTGAAGGTGCTGAAGAGCGAGGGGGACGAGGTAACGAGGGACGAGGGCGTCGTGGTCATCGAGGCCATGAAGATGGAGAGCGAGCTCAAGTCGCCCATAGCCGGAAAGGTCAGGAACGTGACGGCCAGGGAAGGGGACGCCATAGAAACCGGGACCGTGCTCATGGTCGTCGCGTCGGACACCCCGCCCGCCGAATAA
- a CDS encoding acylphosphatase, with amino-acid sequence MLLTRAHLIVKGRVQGVFYRASARRKAEELRLTGWVRNNPDGTVEAVAEGNIDMVEEFVSWCREGPPNARVAAVDVTRSAATGEFTHFIID; translated from the coding sequence ATGTTGCTTACGAGGGCGCACCTCATCGTCAAAGGCAGGGTTCAGGGGGTTTTCTACAGGGCCTCTGCCCGGCGTAAGGCCGAGGAGCTCAGGCTGACCGGGTGGGTGAGGAACAACCCGGACGGCACGGTAGAGGCAGTGGCGGAGGGCAATATAGACATGGTTGAGGAATTCGTAAGCTGGTGCCGCGAAGGGCCCCCGAACGCAAGGGTGGCCGCCGTCGATGTAACGAGGTCGGCGGCTACGGGCGAGTTCACGCATTTCATAATAGACTGA
- a CDS encoding septum formation initiator family protein gives MEKLAFRIIIVLAAVSFVVYLFAREVSHVYALHQENERVKMQGEELERANAELRKKIELIKTDKAYMEKIIRDELGMIKTGEKIYRFKE, from the coding sequence ATGGAAAAGCTGGCATTCAGGATAATTATCGTTTTAGCGGCGGTCTCCTTCGTGGTCTACCTCTTCGCGAGGGAGGTCTCTCACGTCTACGCGCTCCATCAGGAAAACGAAAGGGTAAAGATGCAGGGCGAGGAGCTGGAACGCGCCAACGCCGAGCTCAGGAAAAAAATCGAGCTCATAAAAACCGACAAGGCTTACATGGAAAAAATAATACGGGACGAGCTGGGGATGATAAAGACCGGTGAAAAAATCTATCGATTTAAAGAATAA
- a CDS encoding MBL fold metallo-hydrolase, whose amino-acid sequence MILRCIPGGIFLTNCYILGDEKTNEGILIDPGEQIDDILREVEKSGLEITRIVNTHTHIDHVAGAEIAKKALGVGFYIHPDEVPVLEALPEAAMRFPQFGDVEVPDVEGFVKEGDEVDIGSLSAKVLHTPGHTWGSICLVIDDVVISGDTLFAGSVGRVDLTGGTSMAELVGSIKSRLMPLPDSYKVYPGHGPSTTIGIERKSNPFIAGGFSLF is encoded by the coding sequence ATGATTCTTAGGTGTATACCCGGCGGTATTTTTCTTACGAACTGCTACATACTCGGCGACGAAAAGACGAACGAGGGGATACTCATAGACCCGGGCGAGCAGATCGACGACATACTCCGCGAGGTCGAAAAATCTGGCCTCGAAATAACCAGGATAGTAAATACTCACACCCACATAGACCACGTAGCCGGGGCCGAAATAGCCAAGAAAGCGCTCGGGGTCGGCTTTTATATACATCCCGACGAAGTGCCGGTTCTCGAGGCGCTCCCCGAGGCCGCCATGAGGTTCCCCCAGTTCGGCGACGTCGAGGTCCCCGATGTAGAGGGCTTCGTAAAGGAAGGCGACGAGGTCGATATAGGGAGCCTCAGTGCGAAAGTCCTCCACACGCCGGGGCACACGTGGGGCAGCATATGCCTCGTCATAGACGACGTCGTAATCTCGGGCGACACTCTCTTTGCCGGCAGCGTCGGCAGGGTCGACCTCACCGGCGGGACGTCCATGGCCGAGCTCGTGGGGTCGATAAAATCCAGGCTCATGCCGCTCCCGGATTCCTACAAGGTCTACCCCGGGCACGGACCGTCTACTACCATAGGCATAGAAAGAAAGTCCAACCCCTTCATAGCTGGAGGATTCAGTCTCTTTTAA